From a region of the Notolabrus celidotus isolate fNotCel1 chromosome 14, fNotCel1.pri, whole genome shotgun sequence genome:
- the ercc2 gene encoding general transcription and DNA repair factor IIH helicase subunit XPD, with product MKLNIDGLLVYFPYDYIYPEQYSYMLELKRTLDAKGHGVLEMPSGTGKTISLLSLIVAYQKAFPLEVTKLIYCSRTVPEIEKVVEELRKLMEFYSKQTGETNNFLALALSSRKNLCIHPEVSALRFGKEVDGKCHSLTASYIRAQRHSDPDQPVCRFYEEFDSVGRQVPLPAGVYNLDDLKDFGRRKGWCPYYLARYAILHANIVVYSYHYLLDPKIADLVSKELAKKSVVVFDEAHNIDNVCIDSMSVNITRRTLDRCQTNVDTLQNTIQKIKETDAFKLKEEYRRLVEGLKEANVARETDVYLANPVLPDEILREAVPGTIRTAEHFVSFLRRFLEYLKSRLRVQHVVQESTPQFLKDIFDKVCIDRKPLRFCAERLQSLLRTLEIADIADFSAVTLISSFATLVSTYSQGFTIIIEPFEDRTPTIANPVLHFSCMDPSIAIKPVFQRFQSVVITSGTLSPLDIYPRILDFRPVTMASFTMTLARTCLCPLIVGRGNDQVALSSKFETREDFAVIRNYGNLLLEMSAIVPDGIVAFFTSYVYMENIVASWYEQGILENIQRNKLIFIETPDAAETSMALEKFQEACENGRGAILLSVARGKVSEGIDFVHHFGRAVIMFGVPYVYTQSRILKARLEYLRDQFQIRENDFLTFDAMRHAAQCVGRAIRGKTDYGLMIFADKRYARADKRGKLPRWIQEHINDGSLNLTVDETVHLSKHFLRQMAQPFRQEDQLGLSLLTLEQLESEEMLKKITQIAHQT from the exons ATGAA GCTCAACATAGACGGACTGTTAGTGTATTTTCCATATGACTACATTTACCCTGAGCAGTACTCCTACATGCTGGAGCTGAAGAGGACTCTGGATGCTAAG GGTCATGGAGTCCTGGAGATGCCTTCAGGGACAGGGAAGACcatctctctgctgtctctcaTCGTCGCCTATCAAAAG gcgTTTCCCTTAGAAGTGACCAAACTTATATACTGCTCCAGGACGGTCCCTGAGATCGAGAAG GTCGTGGAGGAGCTCAGGAAGTTGATGGAGTTTTATTCCAAACAAACTGGAGAGACGAACAACTTCCTGGCTCTGGCCCTCTCCTCCAGGAAAAACCTCTGCATCCACCCGGAG GTGAGCGCTCTGCGCTTTGGTAAAGAGGTTGACGGGAAATGTCACAGTCTGACGGCGTCGTACATTCGAGCCCAACGCCACAGTGACCCGGACCAGCCCGTGTGTCGCTTCTATGAG GAGTTTGATTCAGTCGGCCGACAGGTTCCTCTTCCTGCAGGCGTCTACAACCTCGACGACCTGAAGGACTTTGGCAGAAGGAAAGGCTGGTGTCCGTATTATCTGGCACGCTACGCG ATCCTGCACGCTAACATCGTGGTGTACAGCTACCACTACCTGCTGGACCCAAAGATAGCCGACCTGGTGTCCAAAGAGCTCGCCAAGAAGTCTGTGGTGGTGTTCGATGAGGCTCATAACATCG ACAACGTGTGCATCGACTCCATGAGCGTGAACATCACCAGACGGACGCTCGACCGATGTCAGACTAACGTGGACACGCTGCAGAACACCATACAGAA GATTAAAGAAACAGATGCTTTCAAACTGAAGGAGGAGTACCGGCGATTGGTGGAGGGTCTAAAGGAAGCCAACGTCGCCAGAGAAACAGACGTCTACCTCGCAAATCCTGTGTTACCAGATGAAATCCTTCGAG aggCCGTCCCCGGTACGATCCGTACAGCAGAGCACTTTGTCTCCTTCTTGAGACGATTCCTGGAGTATCTGAAGTCCCGTCTGAGGGTCCAGCACGTGGTCCAGGAAAGCACCCCTCAGTTCCTCAAAGACATTTTTGACAAAGTCTGCATCGACCGCAAACCTCTCAG GTTCTGTGCGGAGCGGTTACAGTCGTTACTACGAACTCTGGAGATCGCAGACATCGCAGACTTCTCCGCTGTTACTCTCATCTCCAGCTTTGCTACTCTGGTCAGCACCTACAGCCAAG gttTCACTATAATCATTGAACCCTTTGAAGACAGAACTCCAACCATCGCCAACCCCGTGCTTCACTTCAG CTGTATGGATCCGTCTATAGCCATCAAACCTGTTTTTCAAAGGTTCCAGTCGGTCGTCATCACCTCGGGG actctctctcctctggacATCTATCCCAGAATCCTCGACTTCCGCCCGGTGACCATGGCGTCCTTCACCATGACGCTGGCTCGGACCTGCCTCTGTCCTCTG ATCGTCGGCAGAGGAAATGATCAGGTGGCACTGAGCTCAAAGTTTGAGACCAGAGAAGACTTTG CTGTGATTCGCAACTACGGAAACCTCCTTCTGGAGATGTCTGCGATCGTTCCTGACGGCATCGTGGCTTTTTTCACCAGCTACGTCTACATGGAGAACATCGTGGCCTCCTGGTATGAACAG GGTATTTTGGAGAACATCCAGAGGAACAAGCTGATCTTCATTGAGACTCCAGACGCTGCAGAGACGAGCATGGCTCTTGAGAAGTTCCAGGAG GCCTGTGAGAACGGCAGAGGAGCGATCCTCCTCTCTGTGGCCCGGGGGAAGGTTTCTGAAGGAATAGATTTCG tgCATCACTTCGGCCGAGCCGTCATcatgtttggagtcccttatgTTTACACCCAGAGCCGGATCCTCAAG GCTCGTCTGGAGTACCTGAGGGATCAGTTTCAGATCAGAGAGAACGACTTCCTGACGTTTGATGCCATGCGTCACGCGGCTCAGTGTGTGGGCAGAGCCATCAGAGGGAAGACCGACTACGGACTCATGATCTTTGCCGACAAG cgTTACGCCCGAGCAGACAAACGTGGAAAGCTCCCTCGCTGGATTCAGGAACACATCAACGACGGGAGTCTGAACCTCACCGTGGACGAAACCGTTCACCTCTCCAAGCACTTCCTGCGGCAGATGGCTCAGCCTTTCAGACAG gaGGACCAGCTGGGTctgtctctgctgactctggagcagctggagtccgAGGAGATGCTGAAGAAAATCACTCAGATTGCTCATCAGACCTGA
- the klc3 gene encoding kinesin light chain 3, with protein sequence MLSGEEILCNTQQVIAGLEALRGENRSLLESLQEHTESRTASESGSVEQEKTGIIRESLERIELGLSEAQVMMALSAHLGSLEAEKQKLRTQVRRLCQENQWLRDELAGAQQRLQDREQDVVTLEEQNKHLQFMSSIRKYDQEEPQLEDKDTTSNKESLDDLFPTEDEEQSQMSQPHHSSAAAAAQQGGYEIPARLRTLHNLVIQYASQGRYEVAVPLCKQALEDLEKSSGHTHPDVATMLNILALVYRDQNKYKEAANLLNDALAIREKTLGMDHPAVAATLNNLAVLYGKRGKYKEAEPLCKRALQIREKVLGTDHPDVAKQLNNLALLCQNQGKYQEVEQYYERALHIYQSKLGPDDANVAKTKNNLASCYLKQGKYRQAEALYKEILTRAHEKEFGSVEGDGRPSWSGADDGSSQDGLSNLKRSGSFTKLRESIRRSSEKLVRKLRGVGMEETAPRNPGMKRANSLNVLNVGARDSAKSSHLTDVRGLSSSTQSLTRRGSLGGTS encoded by the exons ATGTTGTCGGGAGAGGAGATTCTGTGCAACACGCAGCAGGTGATCGCAGGCCTGGAGGCGCTGAGAGGAGAGAACCGCAGCCTGCTGGAGAGTCTGCAGGAACACACGGAGAGCCGGACGGCGTCGGAGAGCGGCAGCGTGGAGCAGGAGAAGACGGGCATCATCCGGGAGTCACTGGAGAGGATAGAGCTGGGACTGAGCGAGGCGCAG GTGATGATGGCGTTATCGGCTCACCTGGGCTCTCTGGAGGCGGAGAAACAGAAGCTGCGTACACAG GTGCGTCGTTTGTGTCAGGAGAACCAGTGGCTGAGGGACGAGCTGGCGGGCGCTCAGCAGCGGCTACAGGACAGGGAGCAGGACGTGGTCACCTTAGAGGAGCAGAACAAACATCTGCAGTTCATGTCCTCCATACGCAAATACGACCAGGAGGAGCCGCAGCTG gAAGATAAAGACACAACCTCCAACAAAGAGTCTCTGGATGATCTCTTCCCCACAGAGGACGAGGAGCAGTCACAGA TGTCTCAGCCTCATCACAGcagcgcagcagcagcagctcagcaggGCGGCTACGAGATCCCCGCCCGCCTTCGAACACTCCACAACCTGGTCATCCAGTACGCCTCCCAGGGCCGGTACGAGGTCGCTGTCCCGCTCTGCAAACAG GCTTTGGAGGACCTGGAAAAGTCTtcaggacacacacacccagatgTAGCCACCATGCTGAACATCCTGGCGCTGGTGTACAG AGACCAGAACAAATACAAAGAAGCAGCCAACCTGCTGAACGACGCGTTGGCGATCAGGGAGAAAACCCTCGGTATGGACCATCCAGCT gtggcAGCGACACTAAACAACCTTGCGGTGCTTTATGGCAAAAGAGGAAAATACAAGGAGGCTGAGCCGCTGTGTAAACGAGCTCTGCAGATCAGAGAGAAG GTTCTCGGTACGGATCACCCGGACGTGGCGAAGCAGCTGAACAACCTGGCTCTGCTGTGTCAGAACCAGGGGAAGTACCAGGAGGTGGAGCAGTACTACGAGCGCGCTCTGCACATCTACCAGAGCAAACTGGGACCGGACGACGCAAACGTGGCCAAGACCAAGAACAACCTG gcctCGTGTTATCTGAAGCAGGGGAAATACAGACAAGCTGAAGCTCTTTATAAAGAGATCCTGACCAGAGCACACGAAAAGGAGTTTGGATCTGTAGAAG GCGACGGTCGTCCCAGCTGGTCCGGAGCAGACGATGGAAGTTCACAGGACGGACTCAGTAACCTGAAGCGCAGCGGCTCCTTCACCAAACTCAGAGAATCGATACGGAGGAGCAGCGAGAAGCTGGTACGCAAACTGAGAGGAGTCGGGATGGAGGAAACGGCCCCGAGGAATCCTGG GATGAAGAGGGCGAACTCGTTGAATGTGTTGAACGTTGGTGCCAGAGACAGCGCCAAG TCGAGTCATTTGACGGACGTCCGCGGCCTGAGCTCCAGCACACAGAGCCTGACCCGGCGAGGCTCACTGGGTGGGACCAGCtaa
- the zgc:154093 gene encoding cdc42 effector protein 3, whose translation MPAKTPMYLKTTTPKKGKKLKLRDILSGDMISPPLGDVRHSAHVGPEGEGDMFGDVGFLQGKMSMLPSLTRAQNGHSRSHSVERNHDDFISKEDAHNYAYNGFHYQHTSTGLLKTTISMPVFIAHDQAPPKPPRLHLDDPSPPSLPSNQNHFEPHPQRDTVHKQANGSIHPDEHHPSLSLFQNGVVGRLASEPCRDISISPNLRRLVPSSGSFSEASSEDSMSETCGPLDVRRGLSLDSDAGLSNEDLRSERSESPLTTYHPPALTAPSGVSRSDSLAGLNLDLGPSILEDVLSIMDRYKTEDNRCEL comes from the coding sequence ATGCCGGCAAAGACACCGATGTACTTAAAAACTACGACTCCCAAGAAAGGGAAGAAGCTGAAGCTGCGTGACATCCTGTCGGGGGACATGATCAGCCCCCCGCTGGGCGACGTGCGTCACAGCGCCCACGTTGGTCCTGAGGGCGAGGGGGACATGTTTGGAGACGTGGGCTTCCTGCAGGGGAAGATGAGCATGCTGCCGTCCCTGACTCGAGCGCAGAACGGACACTCACGCTCTCACAGCGTGGAGAGAAACCACGACGACTTCATCTCCAAGGAGGACGCTCACAACTACGCCTACAACGGCTTCCACTACCAGCACACCTCCACCGGCCTGCTGAAGACCACCATCTCCATGCCCGTGTTCATCGCTCACGATCAGGCTCCACCAAAGCCCCCACGCCTCCACCTGGACGACCCCTCGCCTCCATCTCTGCCCTCCAACCAGAACCACTTTGAGCCCCACCCTCAGAGAGACACGGTCCACAAACAGGCCAACGGCAGCATCCACCCAGACGAGCACCACCCATCCCTGTCACTCTTTCAGAACGGTGTTGTGGGTCGTTTGGCGTCGGAGCCGTGCAGGGACATCTCCATCTCCCCAAACCTCCGCAGACTCGTCCCGTCCTCTGGATCCTTCTCAGAGGCGTCCTCTGAGGACTCCATGTCAGAGACCTGCGGGCCCCTGGATGTCCGCCGAGGCCTCAGCCTGGACTCGGACGCCGGTCTGAGCAACGAGGATCTGAGGAGCGAACGCAGCGAGTCGCCCCTCACCACCTACCATCCGCCCGCTCTCACAGCTCCATCAGGGGTGTCCCGGTCTGACTCTCTGGCTGGCTTGAACCTGGATCTGGGCCCGTCCATCCTTGAGGACGTCCTGAGTATCATGGACCGCTACAAGACGGAGGACAACCGCTGTGAGTTGTGA